GAGATGCCTTTGAAAAACAGGTACCCTCAGCTCTTCTTGAACGCTCGGTCAGCCTCCTGCTTTCCTTTCTGAGGTGCGAAACTCCTGCCTCGGTGAAGTTCCTTATTGATCAGCCTGTTGATAACAGTTCCTTTTTGGAAGAAATCATCCGTAATCAGCTGGCGAATATTCCCTGCCCTGCTGAAATCAACTGCCTTTATCCGGCCGACAGGCTGATGAGGGAAAGCAGGAATGTACTGCTTGCCACAGCCGACTCAGAAATCATCGATCGCTCGGGTTGTATGTATTACGACCTGGCGCACAAAATTCTGCAAAAAGAATTTACCCCGGCCCTTCTTTCCTTTCAGGAAATTCTTCCGGAGGCAAACCCCTGAAAACGCCGGCCGGTATCAGATCAGATCACAGGCCTCTTCAGGCATCCAGTGCTTATCCTTACCCTCCCATTTGATATTGCATCCAATAGGATTGGTAACCGGTATGCTAACAGGTTTACCCGCTACCAGCTCCCCCAGGGCCCGGTCAAGGTCGTTCACCTTCATTCTCGACGGGTCCCTCGGACTATCCACTCCGCGGCCGGTATACACCAGTTCCCTTTTTTCATTGAAAACAAAGAAATGGGGTGTTCGCAAAGCTCCGTAGTCTTTGGCCGATTTCTGGCTTTGATCATGCAGGTAAACCCAGGGAAATTCATACCGTTCCATGCGTTCCACCATATGGGGAAAATCATCCTCCTGGTAGGTGTTCGCACTATTGGCATTGATGCCAACAAACTTCACCCCGTACGGGGCATATTTTTCAGCAGTCTGGCGGGTTATCTCGTCCGATCCCAGAACATACGGACAGTGATTGCACGTGAAAAAAACCACAAGATACCTGTACTGGTCGAAATCGCGGAGCGAATAGGTTTTACCGTCAGTTGCCGGAAGGGTAAAGTCGGGAGCTTTCTGCCCCGGTTGTAATGTGTAGGCCATATCGTTTTTTATTTGAAAACAAAATAGGGCCTAAAAAAGTTCAGGTGAGTAACGGAATATTATTTTCCCTGGCCACCGAGCGCACATAAGCCGCTGCTTCATCATAGTCACTTTCTTTTTCGAGGTGTTCCAGCATAAACGGGACATCCCCCAGCAAACTTGCCTGGGTAAGGAATTCGGCATAATTAAGGTATCCGTTTCCCGGACGACGCTCTTCAAGATGGGTTGTAAGAGACGATGTAAGGATAATATCCTTGGCATGGATGCTCTTAATGTAGGGCCCCAGTTTTGAGAAGCATTCTCCGATGAAGGCCGTATTCTCAAAATAGCGGCGCGGACTGTTGATCATGTTCACCACGTCAAGATGCACGGCAAATGCCCGGCGGTCAATAGCTTTGATCAATTCAAGATAGGAATCGGGAGAGTCAGGATAGGCCCAGGGCATGGGTTCAAGAGTGAAATAAGTGCGTACAGGTTTCACTTCATCAATAATGGTGCGCGTGATATCAACAATCATGTCAAACGTTTCGCGGGTCAGGTTTTTCGGATCAGGCCCATCCCACTGTTTTCCCCTGGAGCCGCTGATATTGACGCAACAGCGGGCTCCGATTTCTTCTGCCAGAGCCAGGTTGTCAATGCATTTCTTAATAGCCGCAGCCCGGGTTTCCGGATCTTCCGAAAGAGGATTGCTCCAGGCCCCGGTTTCTGCTATGACAATATCCGCTTTGACAGCTTCCTCGGCATAAGCGCGGATTACCTCAGCCGGGGCACCGGGCTCCACCGGGCAATAAGCCG
This window of the Bacteroidales bacterium genome carries:
- a CDS encoding DUF434 domain-containing protein, with product MREIVNNAFRNAAADYFWLLNRKYPQRLVYKIVCDRYRLNTLQRVILYRGIFPAETAARRLEKRIEDPKGYHLLIDVFNVLFKITSYLSGRPVFICNDGLLRDAGDAFEKQVPSALLERSVSLLLSFLRCETPASVKFLIDQPVDNSSFLEEIIRNQLANIPCPAEINCLYPADRLMRESRNVLLATADSEIIDRSGCMYYDLAHKILQKEFTPALLSFQEILPEANP
- a CDS encoding thioredoxin family protein, producing MAYTLQPGQKAPDFTLPATDGKTYSLRDFDQYRYLVVFFTCNHCPYVLGSDEITRQTAEKYAPYGVKFVGINANSANTYQEDDFPHMVERMERYEFPWVYLHDQSQKSAKDYGALRTPHFFVFNEKRELVYTGRGVDSPRDPSRMKVNDLDRALGELVAGKPVSIPVTNPIGCNIKWEGKDKHWMPEEACDLI
- a CDS encoding sugar phosphate isomerase/epimerase, encoding MRLGAPVFGKYTSPGEWVSLVKKKGYKAAYCPVEPGAPAEVIRAYAEEAVKADIVIAETGAWSNPLSEDPETRAAAIKKCIDNLALAEEIGARCCVNISGSRGKQWDGPDPKNLTRETFDMIVDITRTIIDEVKPVRTYFTLEPMPWAYPDSPDSYLELIKAIDRRAFAVHLDVVNMINSPRRYFENTAFIGECFSKLGPYIKSIHAKDIILTSSLTTHLEERRPGNGYLNYAEFLTQASLLGDVPFMLEHLEKESDYDEAAAYVRSVARENNIPLLT